Proteins encoded in a region of the Ziziphus jujuba cultivar Dongzao chromosome 3, ASM3175591v1 genome:
- the LOC107404354 gene encoding mediator of RNA polymerase II transcription subunit 8 isoform X1 produces the protein MAAMEGVVQSQAQIPQQQQQQQQQQQQLQPQPMAVERLNEAVQQQLNLQSVKTRALSLSKAIGRILDDFNNYARTNTTPKWQDILGQYSMVNLELFNIVDEIKKVSKAFVVHPKNVNAVNSLVLPVMLSSKLLPEMEVDDNSKKELLLHGMQNLPIPSQIEKLKTRIDMIGAACESAEKILADTRKAYCFGTRQGPSIVPTLDKAQASKIQEQENMLRAAVNSGSGLRLPGDQRQITPALPVHLVDVLTTGDGAQAFSESSGMYLKNPAPSSNPMSGQSTLLQAPGSQLIGRSAASPGAPSSTTFDNTTASPLPYANSPRSGTSMMNTPSPQQQNQQQQQQQQQQQLQQQQRQKLMQLPQHPQQLLAQQQLRQSAMQGLGQNQLSQLHDLQGQAQQKFQSLHGQHQMQFSQPMGHQQFQGRQLPSGHVQHGIGQSQLSQGNQINRLSQFSSAAGTALFNAAQTTANTQMIPNISATMPSQSLLPRVQFGLSGNNPQRSHASQILNDQMFNMGAANPSGMMPMQQQQQQQHNSQGAFGNMAPNAQTLQSNMVALQNTQQNHPNFAQQRQQNQQ, from the exons ATGGCTGCCATGGAAGGTGTGGTGCAAAGCCAAGCTCAAATCcctcaacaacaacaacaacaacaacaacaacaacaacaattacaACCACAACCCATGGCTGTTGAGAGGCTGAACGAAGCAGTACAGCAACAGCTCAACCTTCAGTCCGTCAAAACCCGCGCTTTGAGCCTCTCGAAAGCTATTGGTCGAATTCTCGATGACTTCAACAACTATGCTCGCACCAACACCACTCCCAAatg GCAAGATATACTGGGGCAGTATTCAATGGTGAATCTTGAGCTTTTCAACATTGTTGATGAAATTAAGAAGGTTTCTAAGGCTTTTGTGGTTCATCCCAAGAATGTCAACGCTGTTAATTCTTTAG TATTACCAGTTATGCTTTCCTCGAAGCTGTTGCCTGAAATGGAAGTGGATGACAACTCCAAGAAGGAGCTGTTGCTTCATGGGATGCAGAACTTGCCAATACCATCACAAATTGAGAAGTTAAAG ACGAGAATTGATATGATTGGAGCAGCATGTGAAAGTGCTGAAAAAATATTAGCCGACACTCGTAAAGCCTATTGTTTTGGAACCCGGCAAGGGCCTTCTATTGTTCCAACACTCGACAAGGCTCAGGCTTCTAAAATTCAAGAACAGGAGAACATGCTCCGAGCTGCTGTTAATTCTGGCTCTG GATTACGGTTACCTGGGGACCAGAGGCAAATTACACCTGCACTTCCAGTACATCTTGTGGATGTGCTCACTACAGGTGATGGGGCGCAAGCATTTTCTGAATCATCTG gtATGTACCTTAAGAATCCTGCTCCATCATCAAATCCCATGAGTGGTCAGAGCACTCTGTTACAG GCTCCTGGTTCACAACTTATTGGAAGATCAGCTGCATCTCCTGGAGCTCCAAGTTCTACAACTTTTGATAATACAACAGCATCTCCACTACCTTATGCGAATTCACCAAGGTCTGGTACAAGCATGATGAATACACCATCTCCTCAGCAACAAAAtcagcaacagcagcagcaacagcaacaacaacagcTGCAACAGCAGCAGAGGCAGAAGTTGATGCAACTACCTCAGCATCCGCAGCAACTCCTTGCTCAACAACAGCTTAGGCAGTCTGCAATGCAAGGACTAGGACAG AACCAGCTATCCCAGTTGCATGATTTGCAGGGCCAGGCTCAGCAGAAGTTTCAGTCG TTACATGGGCAACATCAAATGCAATTTTCTCAGCCAATGGGACACCAGCAATTTCAGGGTAGGCAGCTGCCATCTGGGCATGTTCAACATGGCatcggtcaaagtcaactcagcCAAGGAAATCAAATTAATCGTCTAAGCCAGTTTTCTAGTGCTGCTGGTACCGCATTGTTTAATGCAGCTCAGACAACTGCAAATACTCAAATG ATTCCAAACATTTCAGCTACAATGCCATCACAATCACTTCTGCCACGGGTGCAG TTTGGATTATCTGGTAACAATCCACAGAGGAGTCATGCTTCCCAGATTTTGAATGATCAGA TGTTTAACATGGGAGCAGCCAATCCCAGCGGTATGATGCCTATgcaacagcagcagcaacaacagcaTAATTCCCAAGGTGCATTTGGTAACATGGCACCAAATGCTCAGACTCTTCAATCTAACATGGTAGCTCTACAGAACACACAACAGAATCATCCGAATTTCGCTCAACAGAGACAGCAAAATCAACAATAA
- the LOC132803145 gene encoding F-box protein At2g26160-like: MLQKITPVYELNNMFKGFLVGSSYGWLVIWDETLIPHLINPFSRAQIQLPLMKSGMINNIVLSSDPSRTDNFLVAITYSTLNRLALCKHGHETWTELEKKKSYRNITFRNGQIYTVDIWDFQISDHFPTKVVKIENLYRMTYQWLRIQNKPCELRRTYLVESSGELLIVERMSAYSAPYYTTATFGFVVSKLDHDDVKGGCTSLQTLTDRALSVGDKEAISVSTRDFPSLKENSIYFMENYLKVYSLKEEKLSMCWGW, translated from the exons ATGTTGCAGAAAATAACACCAGTTTACGAGCTCAACAACATGTTTAAAGGATTTCTTGTGGGTTCATCATATGGTTGGTTGGTGATATGGGATGAAACACTGATTCCACATCTTATTAATCCATTTTCGAGAGCTCAAATTCAGCTTCCATTGATGAAATCCGGTATGATTAATAATATTGTTCTCTCTTCTGATCCATCTCGAACGGATAATTTCTTGGTTGCAATAACGTATAGTACTTTAAATAGACTTGCATTGTGTAAGCATGGACATGAAACATGGACTGAATTGGAGAAGAAAAAGTCATATAGAAATATAACATTTCGTAATGGTCAAATATATACAGTTGATATATGGGATTTTCAGATCAGTGATCATTTTCCCACAAAAGTcgtgaaaattgaaaatctttatAGAATGACATACCAATGGTTGCGTATACAAAATAAGCCTTGTGAACTAAGGAGGACTTATTTGGTGGAATCATCGGGTGAGCTTTTGATTGTGGAAAGGATGTCTGCATATAGTGCTCCTTATTACACAACAGCTACATTTGGATTTGTGGTCTCTAAATTGGATCATGATGATGTGAAAGGAGGATGTACATCCCTACAAACTTTGACAGATCGAGCTCTTTCTGTAggagataaggaagcaatatcTGTATCAACCAGAGATTTTCCAAGCttgaaagaaaattcaatatatttcaTGGAAAATTATTTGAAAGTTTACAGCTTGAAAGAGGAAAAACTTAGCATGTGT TGGGGTTGGTGA
- the LOC107404354 gene encoding mediator of RNA polymerase II transcription subunit 8 isoform X2 yields the protein MAAMEGVVQSQAQIPQQQQQQQQQQQQLQPQPMAVERLNEAVQQQLNLQSVKTRALSLSKAIGRILDDFNNYARTNTTPKWQDILGQYSMVNLELFNIVDEIKKVSKAFVVHPKNVNAVNSLVLPVMLSSKLLPEMEVDDNSKKELLLHGMQNLPIPSQIEKLKTRIDMIGAACESAEKILADTRKAYCFGTRQGPSIVPTLDKAQASKIQEQENMLRAAVNSGSGLRLPGDQRQITPALPVHLVDVLTTGDGAQAFSESSGMYLKNPAPSSNPMSGQSTLLQAPGSQLIGRSAASPGAPSSTTFDNTTASPLPYANSPRSGTSMMNTPSPQQQNQQQQQQQQQQQLQQQQRQKLMQLPQHPQQLLAQQQLRQSAMQGLGQNQLSQLHDLQGQAQQKFQSLHGQHQMQFSQPMGHQQFQGRQLPSGHVQHGIGQSQLSQGNQINRLSQFSSAAGTALFNAAQTTANTQMIPNISATMPSQSLLPRVQFGLSGNNPQRSHASQILNDQTNPSGMMPMQQQQQQQHNSQGAFGNMAPNAQTLQSNMVALQNTQQNHPNFAQQRQQNQQ from the exons ATGGCTGCCATGGAAGGTGTGGTGCAAAGCCAAGCTCAAATCcctcaacaacaacaacaacaacaacaacaacaacaacaattacaACCACAACCCATGGCTGTTGAGAGGCTGAACGAAGCAGTACAGCAACAGCTCAACCTTCAGTCCGTCAAAACCCGCGCTTTGAGCCTCTCGAAAGCTATTGGTCGAATTCTCGATGACTTCAACAACTATGCTCGCACCAACACCACTCCCAAatg GCAAGATATACTGGGGCAGTATTCAATGGTGAATCTTGAGCTTTTCAACATTGTTGATGAAATTAAGAAGGTTTCTAAGGCTTTTGTGGTTCATCCCAAGAATGTCAACGCTGTTAATTCTTTAG TATTACCAGTTATGCTTTCCTCGAAGCTGTTGCCTGAAATGGAAGTGGATGACAACTCCAAGAAGGAGCTGTTGCTTCATGGGATGCAGAACTTGCCAATACCATCACAAATTGAGAAGTTAAAG ACGAGAATTGATATGATTGGAGCAGCATGTGAAAGTGCTGAAAAAATATTAGCCGACACTCGTAAAGCCTATTGTTTTGGAACCCGGCAAGGGCCTTCTATTGTTCCAACACTCGACAAGGCTCAGGCTTCTAAAATTCAAGAACAGGAGAACATGCTCCGAGCTGCTGTTAATTCTGGCTCTG GATTACGGTTACCTGGGGACCAGAGGCAAATTACACCTGCACTTCCAGTACATCTTGTGGATGTGCTCACTACAGGTGATGGGGCGCAAGCATTTTCTGAATCATCTG gtATGTACCTTAAGAATCCTGCTCCATCATCAAATCCCATGAGTGGTCAGAGCACTCTGTTACAG GCTCCTGGTTCACAACTTATTGGAAGATCAGCTGCATCTCCTGGAGCTCCAAGTTCTACAACTTTTGATAATACAACAGCATCTCCACTACCTTATGCGAATTCACCAAGGTCTGGTACAAGCATGATGAATACACCATCTCCTCAGCAACAAAAtcagcaacagcagcagcaacagcaacaacaacagcTGCAACAGCAGCAGAGGCAGAAGTTGATGCAACTACCTCAGCATCCGCAGCAACTCCTTGCTCAACAACAGCTTAGGCAGTCTGCAATGCAAGGACTAGGACAG AACCAGCTATCCCAGTTGCATGATTTGCAGGGCCAGGCTCAGCAGAAGTTTCAGTCG TTACATGGGCAACATCAAATGCAATTTTCTCAGCCAATGGGACACCAGCAATTTCAGGGTAGGCAGCTGCCATCTGGGCATGTTCAACATGGCatcggtcaaagtcaactcagcCAAGGAAATCAAATTAATCGTCTAAGCCAGTTTTCTAGTGCTGCTGGTACCGCATTGTTTAATGCAGCTCAGACAACTGCAAATACTCAAATG ATTCCAAACATTTCAGCTACAATGCCATCACAATCACTTCTGCCACGGGTGCAG TTTGGATTATCTGGTAACAATCCACAGAGGAGTCATGCTTCCCAGATTTTGAATGATCAGA CCAATCCCAGCGGTATGATGCCTATgcaacagcagcagcaacaacagcaTAATTCCCAAGGTGCATTTGGTAACATGGCACCAAATGCTCAGACTCTTCAATCTAACATGGTAGCTCTACAGAACACACAACAGAATCATCCGAATTTCGCTCAACAGAGACAGCAAAATCAACAATAA
- the LOC107404354 gene encoding mediator of RNA polymerase II transcription subunit 8 isoform X4, which produces MAAMEGVVQSQAQIPQQQQQQQQQQQQLQPQPMAVERLNEAVQQQLNLQSVKTRALSLSKAIGRILDDFNNYARTNTTPKWQDILGQYSMVNLELFNIVDEIKKVSKAFVVHPKNVNAVNSLVLPVMLSSKLLPEMEVDDNSKKELLLHGMQNLPIPSQIEKLKTRIDMIGAACESAEKILADTRKAYCFGTRQGPSIVPTLDKAQASKIQEQENMLRAAVNSGSGLRLPGDQRQITPALPVHLVDVLTTGDGAQAFSESSGMYLKNPAPSSNPMSGQSTLLQAPGSQLIGRSAASPGAPSSTTFDNTTASPLPYANSPRSGTSMMNTPSPQQQNQQQQQQQQQQQLQQQQRQKLMQLPQHPQQLLAQQQLRQSAMQGLGQNQLSQLHDLQGQAQQKFQSLHGQHQMQFSQPMGHQQFQGRQLPSGHVQHGIGQSQLSQGNQINRLSQFSSAAGTALFNAAQTTANTQMFGLSGNNPQRSHASQILNDQTNPSGMMPMQQQQQQQHNSQGAFGNMAPNAQTLQSNMVALQNTQQNHPNFAQQRQQNQQ; this is translated from the exons ATGGCTGCCATGGAAGGTGTGGTGCAAAGCCAAGCTCAAATCcctcaacaacaacaacaacaacaacaacaacaacaacaattacaACCACAACCCATGGCTGTTGAGAGGCTGAACGAAGCAGTACAGCAACAGCTCAACCTTCAGTCCGTCAAAACCCGCGCTTTGAGCCTCTCGAAAGCTATTGGTCGAATTCTCGATGACTTCAACAACTATGCTCGCACCAACACCACTCCCAAatg GCAAGATATACTGGGGCAGTATTCAATGGTGAATCTTGAGCTTTTCAACATTGTTGATGAAATTAAGAAGGTTTCTAAGGCTTTTGTGGTTCATCCCAAGAATGTCAACGCTGTTAATTCTTTAG TATTACCAGTTATGCTTTCCTCGAAGCTGTTGCCTGAAATGGAAGTGGATGACAACTCCAAGAAGGAGCTGTTGCTTCATGGGATGCAGAACTTGCCAATACCATCACAAATTGAGAAGTTAAAG ACGAGAATTGATATGATTGGAGCAGCATGTGAAAGTGCTGAAAAAATATTAGCCGACACTCGTAAAGCCTATTGTTTTGGAACCCGGCAAGGGCCTTCTATTGTTCCAACACTCGACAAGGCTCAGGCTTCTAAAATTCAAGAACAGGAGAACATGCTCCGAGCTGCTGTTAATTCTGGCTCTG GATTACGGTTACCTGGGGACCAGAGGCAAATTACACCTGCACTTCCAGTACATCTTGTGGATGTGCTCACTACAGGTGATGGGGCGCAAGCATTTTCTGAATCATCTG gtATGTACCTTAAGAATCCTGCTCCATCATCAAATCCCATGAGTGGTCAGAGCACTCTGTTACAG GCTCCTGGTTCACAACTTATTGGAAGATCAGCTGCATCTCCTGGAGCTCCAAGTTCTACAACTTTTGATAATACAACAGCATCTCCACTACCTTATGCGAATTCACCAAGGTCTGGTACAAGCATGATGAATACACCATCTCCTCAGCAACAAAAtcagcaacagcagcagcaacagcaacaacaacagcTGCAACAGCAGCAGAGGCAGAAGTTGATGCAACTACCTCAGCATCCGCAGCAACTCCTTGCTCAACAACAGCTTAGGCAGTCTGCAATGCAAGGACTAGGACAG AACCAGCTATCCCAGTTGCATGATTTGCAGGGCCAGGCTCAGCAGAAGTTTCAGTCG TTACATGGGCAACATCAAATGCAATTTTCTCAGCCAATGGGACACCAGCAATTTCAGGGTAGGCAGCTGCCATCTGGGCATGTTCAACATGGCatcggtcaaagtcaactcagcCAAGGAAATCAAATTAATCGTCTAAGCCAGTTTTCTAGTGCTGCTGGTACCGCATTGTTTAATGCAGCTCAGACAACTGCAAATACTCAAATG TTTGGATTATCTGGTAACAATCCACAGAGGAGTCATGCTTCCCAGATTTTGAATGATCAGA CCAATCCCAGCGGTATGATGCCTATgcaacagcagcagcaacaacagcaTAATTCCCAAGGTGCATTTGGTAACATGGCACCAAATGCTCAGACTCTTCAATCTAACATGGTAGCTCTACAGAACACACAACAGAATCATCCGAATTTCGCTCAACAGAGACAGCAAAATCAACAATAA
- the LOC107404354 gene encoding mediator of RNA polymerase II transcription subunit 8 isoform X3: MAAMEGVVQSQAQIPQQQQQQQQQQQQLQPQPMAVERLNEAVQQQLNLQSVKTRALSLSKAIGRILDDFNNYARTNTTPKWQDILGQYSMVNLELFNIVDEIKKVSKAFVVHPKNVNAVNSLVLPVMLSSKLLPEMEVDDNSKKELLLHGMQNLPIPSQIEKLKTRIDMIGAACESAEKILADTRKAYCFGTRQGPSIVPTLDKAQASKIQEQENMLRAAVNSGSGLRLPGDQRQITPALPVHLVDVLTTGDGAQAFSESSGMYLKNPAPSSNPMSGQSTLLQAPGSQLIGRSAASPGAPSSTTFDNTTASPLPYANSPRSGTSMMNTPSPQQQNQQQQQQQQQQQLQQQQRQKLMQLPQHPQQLLAQQQLRQSAMQGLGQNQLSQLHDLQGQAQQKFQSLHGQHQMQFSQPMGHQQFQGRQLPSGHVQHGIGQSQLSQGNQINRLSQFSSAAGTALFNAAQTTANTQMFGLSGNNPQRSHASQILNDQMFNMGAANPSGMMPMQQQQQQQHNSQGAFGNMAPNAQTLQSNMVALQNTQQNHPNFAQQRQQNQQ; the protein is encoded by the exons ATGGCTGCCATGGAAGGTGTGGTGCAAAGCCAAGCTCAAATCcctcaacaacaacaacaacaacaacaacaacaacaacaattacaACCACAACCCATGGCTGTTGAGAGGCTGAACGAAGCAGTACAGCAACAGCTCAACCTTCAGTCCGTCAAAACCCGCGCTTTGAGCCTCTCGAAAGCTATTGGTCGAATTCTCGATGACTTCAACAACTATGCTCGCACCAACACCACTCCCAAatg GCAAGATATACTGGGGCAGTATTCAATGGTGAATCTTGAGCTTTTCAACATTGTTGATGAAATTAAGAAGGTTTCTAAGGCTTTTGTGGTTCATCCCAAGAATGTCAACGCTGTTAATTCTTTAG TATTACCAGTTATGCTTTCCTCGAAGCTGTTGCCTGAAATGGAAGTGGATGACAACTCCAAGAAGGAGCTGTTGCTTCATGGGATGCAGAACTTGCCAATACCATCACAAATTGAGAAGTTAAAG ACGAGAATTGATATGATTGGAGCAGCATGTGAAAGTGCTGAAAAAATATTAGCCGACACTCGTAAAGCCTATTGTTTTGGAACCCGGCAAGGGCCTTCTATTGTTCCAACACTCGACAAGGCTCAGGCTTCTAAAATTCAAGAACAGGAGAACATGCTCCGAGCTGCTGTTAATTCTGGCTCTG GATTACGGTTACCTGGGGACCAGAGGCAAATTACACCTGCACTTCCAGTACATCTTGTGGATGTGCTCACTACAGGTGATGGGGCGCAAGCATTTTCTGAATCATCTG gtATGTACCTTAAGAATCCTGCTCCATCATCAAATCCCATGAGTGGTCAGAGCACTCTGTTACAG GCTCCTGGTTCACAACTTATTGGAAGATCAGCTGCATCTCCTGGAGCTCCAAGTTCTACAACTTTTGATAATACAACAGCATCTCCACTACCTTATGCGAATTCACCAAGGTCTGGTACAAGCATGATGAATACACCATCTCCTCAGCAACAAAAtcagcaacagcagcagcaacagcaacaacaacagcTGCAACAGCAGCAGAGGCAGAAGTTGATGCAACTACCTCAGCATCCGCAGCAACTCCTTGCTCAACAACAGCTTAGGCAGTCTGCAATGCAAGGACTAGGACAG AACCAGCTATCCCAGTTGCATGATTTGCAGGGCCAGGCTCAGCAGAAGTTTCAGTCG TTACATGGGCAACATCAAATGCAATTTTCTCAGCCAATGGGACACCAGCAATTTCAGGGTAGGCAGCTGCCATCTGGGCATGTTCAACATGGCatcggtcaaagtcaactcagcCAAGGAAATCAAATTAATCGTCTAAGCCAGTTTTCTAGTGCTGCTGGTACCGCATTGTTTAATGCAGCTCAGACAACTGCAAATACTCAAATG TTTGGATTATCTGGTAACAATCCACAGAGGAGTCATGCTTCCCAGATTTTGAATGATCAGA TGTTTAACATGGGAGCAGCCAATCCCAGCGGTATGATGCCTATgcaacagcagcagcaacaacagcaTAATTCCCAAGGTGCATTTGGTAACATGGCACCAAATGCTCAGACTCTTCAATCTAACATGGTAGCTCTACAGAACACACAACAGAATCATCCGAATTTCGCTCAACAGAGACAGCAAAATCAACAATAA